CCCTGCCCGGGGCGATGAAATCGATGGCTGCCGCCTTGTCCCAGACGATGTAGTCGCGCCCCAGGTTCTCCATCAGCATCAGCATGAAAAACGGGTCCACCATCGAATACAGGCTGCCGCCGAACTGGGTGCCGACATAGTTGCGGTTGTACCAGCCCAGGCCCATGTGAACCTCGACCTCGCGAAAATCCGCGCTGATCCGGCGGCCCCGCACTCCGGCCCCCAGGTAGGGTGGATACAGGCTCATCAAGCAGCGCAACAGGCGGGCCTTGCCGAACCGTCGGGTCAGCCACTCACGCATCCGGGCGAGTACCCAGGCCCATGGCCTGGCGCGCAAACCAGCGCTTGGCCGGGGGCAGCAGGTCCAGTCCGAGCAAGCCGAGGTTGCGCCCCACCGACAGCAGCGGCAGCTTGCTGCCGAACAGCCGGGTGACCTGGTCGGAGAAGCCCACGGTCAGGCTCTGGTCCAGGCGCTGGCGCTCGCGATAGGCCTGCAGCACGGCAAAATCCCCCGGCAAGCGCTCGCTGGCCAGCAAGGCATCCGCCAGGGCCTGAGCGTCACGCAGCGACAGGTTGAAGCCCTGGCCGGCAATCGGATGCAGGCTGTGGGCGGCGTTGCCCAGCACCACCAGATGGGGGCGCACCTGCTCTTCGGCCTCCACCAGGGACAGCGGATACAGATGCCGTGCCCCCACTTGTTTCAGGGTGCCCAGGCGGTAACCGAACATGCCCTGCAGTTCGCTGAGGAAACTGCGCTCATCCAGATCGGCCAGACGCTGGGCGTCCATGCCCTGGCGGGTCCAGATCAGCGCGCAACGGTTGTCCGGCAAGGGCAGCAGCGCCATCGGGCCATCATCGGTGAAGCGCTCGAAGGCCATACCGTTGTGGGCTTCACTGGGGGTGATGTTGGCAATCAGCGCGCTCTGGTTGTAAGGGCGATTCCTGACCCCGATCCCCAACTGTTCGCGCAAGCCGGAGCGCCCGCCATCGGCGAG
This genomic stretch from Pseudomonas sp. Os17 harbors:
- the ubiH gene encoding 2-octaprenyl-6-methoxyphenyl hydroxylase yields the protein MSRVNLAIIGGGLVGASLALALQAGAKARGWKIVLIEPFAPGDSFQPSYDARSSALSFGARQIYQRLGLWQAISRRAEPIKQIHVSDRGRFSTARLSAMEEGVPALGYVVENAWLGQCLWQGLDKDVISWRCPAEVTRLEPLEGGYRLTLNDETTLECDLAVLADGGRSGLREQLGIGVRNRPYNQSALIANITPSEAHNGMAFERFTDDGPMALLPLPDNRCALIWTRQGMDAQRLADLDERSFLSELQGMFGYRLGTLKQVGARHLYPLSLVEAEEQVRPHLVVLGNAAHSLHPIAGQGFNLSLRDAQALADALLASERLPGDFAVLQAYRERQRLDQSLTVGFSDQVTRLFGSKLPLLSVGRNLGLLGLDLLPPAKRWFARQAMGLGTRPDA
- a CDS encoding DUF4442 domain-containing protein, producing MREWLTRRFGKARLLRCLMSLYPPYLGAGVRGRRISADFREVEVHMGLGWYNRNYVGTQFGGSLYSMVDPFFMLMLMENLGRDYIVWDKAAAIDFIAPGRGPVFARFSLDPALLDEIRRQTASGEKYLPQLQVEIHDGSGTLVARVDKTLYVRRKPQARQA